Proteins encoded by one window of Culicoides brevitarsis isolate CSIRO-B50_1 chromosome 2, AGI_CSIRO_Cbre_v1, whole genome shotgun sequence:
- the LOC134831866 gene encoding probable cytochrome P450 313a1, whose amino-acid sequence MLTILLVILFLTLLLLMELKRRQLSVIVKHIPGPKELPIFGSHYVFKSEDITDFQKLDSQDCVASVVKIFLGPKLLLVVSDPAVLQQLLGQCQEKPYLVNFFNLEFGLFSAKYPIWKPLRKGLSPAFSQRVSNSFIPIFDKHYANLCKAFSDKLDTYDFNFHSYVQRQSFHLTLETTLNSTLTDDYIDLHSFEEVEDIIGQRTMASHLHADFIYKRTKMYKREREIRASIEAMIDRILEDKYLKMKDEEYLTEQSNSHIFIDQLMHLTQDGRELTPLEIRQNIIAIIFAGYETTAVTITYAILMLAMHPEIEKLVVQEIDEFYKKGDVIDYDLLKNLNYLEMVVKETMRLFPSVPLTIRESIEDMNLEGVGMIPKGVTFICSFYRLHRWKDIWGSDANEFRPERFSQKKMLKDIPLVSYLLVVAREIVWAIDMLC is encoded by the exons atgcttaccATACTTCTTGTTATActatttttaacacttttactATTAATGGAGCTCAAAAGACGACAATTGAGTGTAATAGTGAAACATATTCCAGGTCCAAaag agttaCCAATTTTTGGTAGTCATTATGTATTCAAAAGTGAAGATATCACAGATTTCCAAAAACTTGATTCTCAGGATTGTGTAGCTTcagttgtaaaaatatttttgggacCTAAATTGCTATTAGTTGTGAGTGATCCCGCTGTTTTGCAACAATTATTGGGGCAATGTCAAGAAAAGCCATatttggtgaatttttttaatttggaatttGGGTTATTTTCAGCCAAAT aTCCCATTTGGAAACCTTTACGCAAGGGACTTAGTCCAGCGTTCAGTCAACGAGTTTCTAATTCGTTTATACCAATCTTCGACAAACATTATGCAAATTTGTGCAAAGCTTTTTCTGACAAATTAGACACTTACGACTTTAATTTTCACTCGTACGTGCAACGACAATCTTTTCATCTAACATTAG AAACGACGCTAAATTCAACATTAACAGACGACTATATCGATCTTCATTCATTTGAGGAAGTTGAAGATATTATTGGGCAACGAACGATGGCAAGTCATCTTCATGCTGACTTTATTTACAAACGAACAAAGATGTATAAACGAGAACGTGAGATCCGAGCTTCTATTGAAGCTATGATAGATCGCATATTGGAAGATAAGTACTTGAAAATGAAAGATGAGGAATATTTGACGGAACAGAGTAACTCTCACATCTTCATCGATCAGTTGATGCATTTGACGCAAGATGGAAGAGAATTAACTCCTCTTGAGATCCGACAGAATATAATAGCGATAATTTTCGCAGGATATGAAACAACTGCAGTGACAATTACTTATGCGATTCTCATGTTAGCGATGCATCCAGAGATCGAAAAGTTGGTAGTTCAAGAAATTGATGAGTTCTATAAGAAAGGAGATGTCATAGATTATGATCTCTTGAAGAACTTGAACTATTTGGAAATGGTTGTTAAAGAAACTATGCGACTTTTTCCTTCTGTACCTCTCACAATTCGCGAATCTATTGAAGATATGAACTTAGAAGGCGTTGGAATGATTCCCAAAGGCGTTACCTTCATATGTAGCTTTTATCGTCTTCATCGATGGAAAGACATTTGGGGTTCAGATGCCAATGAATTCAGACCAGAACGATTTTCACAGAAGAAAATGCTAAAAGACATCCCTTTAGTTTCTTACCTTTTGGTAGTGGCTCGAGAAATTGTTTGGGCAATAGATATGCTATGCTAA
- the LOC134830347 gene encoding cell adhesion molecule Dscam1, which produces SGVNLLDLKGPVFLHEPPHVVLFSNQTGTHIDCAGIGSPQPTVEWSPSVMHQDLVYLLQNGTLIFYPFTSEQYRPEIHSATYRCKLKNLVGAIVSKEVVVKAVVSQKYNVQVHDEYVMTGNTAVLKCQVPSYVQDYVIVTAWLQDNGMHLYPNTDIGGKYSVLSNGDLYVNNAGPSDAYKQYQCRTVNKLTGEVQLSTYPGRVIVTEPKGHVQPRINVEKHSSRQVVLNGHITLPCIAQGHPPPTYRWFKEDAEQLSPLQLNDRISVVSPGLLKITKARQEDSGKYMCWINNTAGEETIQVHVQVTAPLSAHLQPQVQTIDVDKDAQFHCVTSGYPITEVTWFHNGKSITGDNRIEILTNPPRLIIRKMQKEDQGMYQCFISNEWEQAGSVAELQLGDALPELIYWFSEQTLQPGPTVSLKCVATGNPPPQFTWQLDGFKIPDSARFLVGQYVTMHDDVISHVNITHVQEEDGGEYTCIAHNNIGKVSHSAKVNVYGNPFIREMPKITGVAGSDLVIKCPVAGYPIDKIHWERDGQTLPINRRQRAYNNGTLVIEQLQRYEDAGTYTCMAQNKQKLTARRNVEIQVLVPPKIMPIQAMTNMLREGMRAAISCQILEGDLPVTFRFERNGKAMHGINGAEVIRRLDEYSANLVIDSITSDDSGNYTCLATNKAGTDSFTVPLTVNVPPKWVLEPKDSSAEAGQDISLHCQADGYPKPVINWKKAIGTTPGEYKDFLYEPNVSLHPNGSISFKKISKESQGHFLCEAKNNIGTGVSKVIYLKVNVAAHFTTKTKQMFVTKNKQIHIQCNVQGDLPIDIKWKSESTKHYIDESLDSRYSIRNQKLDDGMVSELGISHTYRQDSGIYICQAHNAFGQDEMAIHLIVQEAPEAPKNLRINSQQSRSLQLTWSQPYAGNSQIEEYHVQYKSAGDSWQQIDRIVVAGTQTMVNIQNLHPAKAYHIRVSAENKIGASDFSETVQVTTLEEVPSGPPLNVHGEAKSSTEIFLQWDAPEKEHWNGNLLGYYVGYQTVISSSSEEINPTEGFSFKTVELRSHFGGETLLQGLNKHTQYNIVVQAYTSQGSGPPSKEIVIETLEDVPSSAPETPKCDVLSSTSIYVTWSPPHIDGQNGKIRGFKVAYISADDLYEKDPHILKTTNQYQTIENLQKYTNYTVWVLAYTKVGDGMKSKPFFCTTHEDVPSAPYDIKAIPASSNKVIVSWLPPKYRNGEIIGYTFYMSVVDGGREESSNKRILGAKTEIFETTRLQEQATYSFWVTASTKIGEGEKSKQVTVLPNNKVPARIVSFSREIVTPWKQDLVFHCRKVGVPPPVTIWRQDGQPLETNNRKTIAKNGTLYIRDCQNTDAGNYSCSVENTWGHDEILYSVKIKIPPAPPTLSVIETYTDSLLLEWTDNQNGGSPILGYVINYKRDNGDWEELQIESKTNSHLLNNLWCGTRYQLYITAYNKIGTGLPCDIVNFYTKGLAPIQPKHSQMLTNNSTSVTCWLDSWADGGCGILYFVIECRPFGRGQWNMVANHVAPTERIFSITDLQPSTKYQIRVTAHNNAGSTSAVYNFTTMTVQGVIYNPDLQNPIQHMGESPFYANMKVLLPILLSILILLGLTAAVLLIRKRKLTSANRIPSSSVSDSPSLANLQSKHNRDQQYLAVHIQNGSRNSNSVGSDSYKAEGNEYIEDICPYATFQLNKQTYSESSYSGNVYSGPYHSVRGSFVYHDVKDNYHTKEPEYTKVRRKGGRLRDPHSESQESDNNAGSTDSEVRKILTLHIPITEYDTLGSESDNELQARAINQASYRANSQQQEETSTSSENSPTSSSRKHKPSYQSRKASKSTQNLSKRHVRSSSGYSSHNDETTFSIANYPSYNSQINPPPRFSDLMAAGRAESSNPESSSKKGNSSPRIRPGQKLQREAFQINV; this is translated from the exons TCAGGCgtaaatttattagatttaaaagGTCCAGTTTTTTTGCACGAGCCACCCCATGTCGTGCTATTTTCCAATCAAACTGGAACACATATCGATTGTGCGGGCATCGGGTCGCCGCAACCAACG gTTGAATGGTCGCCCTCCGTGATGCATCAAGACTTGGTCTACTTACTCCAGAATGGCACTCTTATCTTTTATCCGTTCACATCGGAGCAATATCGACCGGAAATCCATTCAGCGACATACAG atgtaaattgaaaaatttagtagGTGCCATTGTTAGTAAGGAAGTTGTTGTAAAAGCGG ttgttagtcaaaaatataatgtGCAAGTGCATGATGAGTATGTGATGACAGGCAACACTGCCGTCCTCAAGTGTCAG GTGCCTAGTTACGTGCAAGACTACGTGATTGTCACTGCATGGCTGCAAGACAATGGCATGCATCTCTATCCAAACACCGATATCGGGGGCAAGTACAGCGTTTTGTCGAACGGCGATCTCTACGTGAACAATGCCGGCCCGAGTGACGCTTACAAGCAGTATCAGTGTCGAACTGTAAATAAACtaacag gtGAAGTTCAACTTTCAACATATCCGGGACGTGTAATAGTTACGGAGCCAAAAGGGCACGTGCAACCAAGAATAAATGTAGAGAAGCATTCGTCGAGGCAAGTTGTGCTAAATGGACATATCACGTTACCGTGCATCGCGCAAGGGCATCCGCCGCCTACTTATCG tTGGTTCAAAGAAGACGCCGAGCAACTGTCTCCCCTTCAACTCAACGATCGCATTTCCGTCGTCTCCCCGGGTCTCCTGAAAATCACAAAGGCCCGCCAAGAAGACAGCGGCAAGTACATGTGTTGGATCAACAACACTGCCGGCGAAGAAACCATTCAAGTTCACGTGCAAGTCACTGCTCCTCTCTCGGCGCATCTCCAACCGCAAGTTCAAACGATCGACGTTGACAAAGACGCCCAATTTCACTGCGTCACTTCCGGTTATCCCATCACcgaggtcacgtggtttcacAATGGCAAAAGCATCACGGGCGACAATCGCATCGAAATCTTGACGAATCCGCCTCGTTTGATAATTCGCAAAATGCAAAAGGAAGATCAAGGGATGTACCAATGTTTCATCTCGAACGAATGGGAACAAGCAGGTTCTGTGGCAGAACTTCAATTGGGCGACGCATTACcggaattaatttattggttCTCGGAACAAACTTTACAACCGGGCCCGACAGTTTCTTTGAAATGTGTCGCTACGGGAAATCCTCCGCCGCAGTTCACATGGCAACTCGATGGATTCaag ATACCCGATAGTGCGCGTTTCCTCGTGGGACAGTACGTGACGATGCATGATGATGTAATTAGTCATGTTAACATAACGCACGTGCAGGAGGAGGATGGCGGCGAATACACTTGTATCGCTCACAACAACATCGGAAA AGTATCGCATAGTGCGAAAGTAAATGTTTATGGCAATCCATTTATTCGTGAGATGCCCAAAATTACGGGCGTTGCGGGCAGTGATCTCGTCATAAAATGTCCTGTTGCTGGATATCCAATCGATAAAATCCATTGGGAGCGAG ATGGTCAAACGTTGCCAATCAATCGTCGTCAGCGTGCTTATAACAATGGAACTTTGGTAATTGAACAACTGCAAAGATATGAGGATGCGGGAACGTACACTTGTATGGCTCAGAATAAGCAAAAACTCACAGCACGAAGAAATGTAGAGATTCAGGTGTTGGTTCCTCCGAAAATTATGCCGATTCAGGCGATGACGAATATGCTGAGGGAAGGAATGAGAGCAGCGATTAGTTGTCAGATTCTGGAAGGAGATTTGCCGGTTACGTTTCGGTTTGAGAGGAATGGAAAAGCGATGCACGGGATAAATGg cgctGAAGTAATCCGTCGTCTCGACGAATACTCTGCCAATCTCGTGATCGACAGCATCACATCCGACGATAGCGGCAATTACACGTGTTTAGCGACAAACAAAGCCGGCACAGACTCCTTTACAGTTCCCCTCACTGTCAACGTTCCTCCCAAATGGGTTCTCGAACCGAAAGATTCGAGCGCCGAAGCTGGTCAAGACATATCACTGCACTGCCAAGCCGACGGTTACCCGAAACCCGTGATAAACTGGAAAAAGGCAATCGGCACAACGCCCGGCGAATACAAAGACTTCCTCTATGAGCCAAACGTCTCGTTGCATCCCAACGGATCAATtagttttaagaaaatctCCAAAGAATCTCAGGGACATTTTTTATGCGAAGCCAAAAACAACATTGGAACGGGCGTTAGCAAAGTAATTTACCTGAAAGTGAATGTAGCGGCGCATTTTACAACGAAAACGAAACAAATGTTTGTCACGAAGAACAAACAGATCCACATTCAGTGCAATGTGCAAGGAGACTTACCGATTGACATCAAATGGAAGTCTGAGAGTACGAAGCATTACATTGACGAGAGTTTAGATTCGCGTTATTCGATCCGGAATCAAAAGTTGGATGACGGGATGGTATCAGAGCTTGGAATAAGTCACACATATCGACAAGACTCGGGAATTTACATTTGTCAAGCGCACAATGCTTTCGGGCAAGACGAAATGGCGATTCATCTAATCGTGCAAGAAGCTCCTGAAGCCCCGAAAAATTTACGAATCAATTCGCAGCAATCACGAAGTTTGCAACTTACATGGAGTCAACCGTACGCCGGAAACAGCCAAATCGAAGAATATCACGTTCAGTATAAAAGCGCGGGAGACTCGTGGCAACAAATCGATCGTATTGTTGTCGCCGGAACACAAACCATGGTAAACATCCAAAACTTGCATCCCGCGAAAGCATATCACATTCGCGTCTCAGCAGAGAACAAAATCGGAGCATCTGACTTTTCGGAAACAGTTCAAGTAACAACTCTCGAGGAAGTGCCTTCAGGTCCCCCCTTAAATGTACATGGCGAAGCTAAAAGCTCAACCGAAATCTTCCTTCAATGGGACGCTCCCGAAAAGGAACATTGGAATGGAAATCTTCTCGGCTACTATGTCGGATATCAAACCGTGATCAGTAGTAGCAGCGAAGAAATCAATCCCACAGAAGGCTTCAGTTTCAAAACTGTCGAGCTTCGATCCCATTTCGGGGGTGAAACGCTCCTTCAAGGCTTGAATAAACACACGCAATACAACATTGTCGTTCAAGCGTACACAAGTCAAGGCAGCGGACCTCCAAGTAAGGAAATTGTCATCGAAACTTTAGAAGATGTGCCAAGCTCGGCGCCTGAAACCCCCAAATGCGACGTTTTATCGTCAACTTCAATTTATGTGACATGGTCTCCGCCTCATATCGATGGGCAAAACGGGAAAATCAGAGGATTTAAAGTTGCTTATATATCAGCTGAtgatttgtatgaaaaagatCCGCATATTCTGAAAACTACAAATCAGTATCAAACgattgaaaatttgcaaaagtATACGAATTATACGGTTTGGGTACTGGCTTATACAAAAGTTGGCGATGGGATGAAATCTAAACCGTTTTTCTGTACAACGCATGAAGATGTGCCATCAGCTCCGTATGATATTAAGGCGATACCTGCTTCGAGTAATAAGGTTATTGTTTCGTGGCTTCCTCCGAAATATAGAAATGGCGAAAtt ATCGGATACACTTTCTACATGTCAGTTGTCGACGGAGGTCGTGAAGAAAGCTCAAACAAACGCATTTTGGGCgccaaaactgaaattttcgaaacaacTCGTCTTCAAGAGCAAGCTACTTACTCATTTTGGGTCACAGCATCCACAAAAATCGGCGAAGGCGAGAAATCCAAACAAGTAACTGTTCTTCCAAACAACAAAGTTCCCGCGCGAATTGTTTCCTTCAGTCGCGAGATCGTGACGCCATGGAAGCAAGATCTCGTCTTTCATTGTCGAAAAGTTGGCGTTCCTCCGCCCGTGACAATTTGGCGCCAAGATGGACAACCGCTCGAAACGAACAATCGAAAAACCATCGCGAAAAACGGAACTTTGTACATTCGCGATTGTCAAAATACCGACGCGGGAAATTATTCGTGTAGCGTCGAAAATACTTGGGGACACGATGAGATCTTGTACAGCGTAAAGATCAAAATTCCTCCTGCTCCGCCAACGTTATCCGTGATAGAAACTTACACCGATAGTTTGTTACTTGAATGGACTGACAATCAAAATGGCGGGAGTCCGATTTTAGGTTATGTGATCAATTACAAGCGCGATAATGGCGATTGGGAAGAACTGCAGATTGAGTCGAAGACAAATTCGCatcttttgaataatttgtggTGCGGGACGAGATATCAGTTGTACATAACGGCGTATAATAAGATAGGAACGGGACTTCCGTGTGACATTGTCAACTTTTATACGAAAGGTTTGGCGCCAATTCAACCAAAACACTCGCAAATGCTGACGAATAACTCGACAAGTGTGACTTGTTGGCTCGATTCGTGGGCAGATGGCGGATGCGGAATTTTGTATTTCGTGATTGAATGTCGCCCGTTTGGAAGAGGACAATGGAATATGGTTGCGAATCACGTAGCGCCTACAGAGAGGATTTTTTCGATTACGGATTTGCAGCCTTCGACTAAATatcag attcgcGTAACAGCTCACAACAACGCTGGCTCAACATCGGCTGTGTACAATTTCACAACAATGACTGTGCAAGGCG TAATTTACAATCCGGATCTCCAAAATCCCATCCAACATATGGGCGAAAGTCCGTTTTATGCTAATATGAAG gtACTTCTTCCGATTTTGTTGTCGATTCTCATCTTGTTGGGACTAACGGCAGCTGTTTTGTTGATCAGGAAAcgaa aacttACAAGCGCAAATCGAATTCCATCGTCTTCGGTGTCAGATTCTCCTTCGTTAGCCAATTTGCAAAGCAAACACAATCGAGATCAGCAATATTTAGCAGTTCATATCCAGAATGGCAGTCGAAATAGCAACTCTGTGGGCTCAGATAGTTACAAAGCGGAAGGAAATG aatacaTTGAAGATATTTGTCCTTACGCGACTTTCCAACTGAATAAACAGACATACAGTGAGAGCTCGTACAGCGGAAATGTCTATAGCGGTCCTTATCACTCCGTGCGAGGGTCTTTCGTGTATCACGATGTCAAAGATAATTATCAT acaaaagaaCCGGAATATACCAAAGTTCGTCGGAAGGGAGGGCGTTTACGAGATCCACATTCCGAGAGTCAAG AATCGGACAATAATGCTGGCTCAACAGACTCCGAAgtgcgaaaaatattaacactTCATATACCAATTACAGAATACGATACACTTGGCTCCGAATCTGACAACGAATTGCAAGCACGTGCGATAAATCAGGCCAGTTATCGTGCGAATAGTCAAC AACAAGAAGAGACTTCGACTTCGTCAGAAAATTCGCCAACAAGCTCATCGCGAAAGCATAAACCGTCATATCAGTCACGAAAAGCCTCGAAATCCACGCAAAATTTGTCGAAACGGCATGTTAGAAGTTCGAGCGGGTATTCGTCGCACAATGATGAGACTACGTTcag CATAGCAAACTACCCAAGCTACAACTCCCAAATCAATCCGCCGCCTCGCTTTTCGGATCTCATGGCTGCGGGACGTGCCGAATCAAGTAATCCCGAAAGCTCAAGCAAAAAAGGCAACAGTTCGCCCCGCATTCGACCGGGACAGAAACTCCAAAGGGAAGCGtttcaaataaatgtttaa